The genomic interval GCATTGTAGCGTGTCGCATCGAGTTGGGCCAGGAATTGTCCCTTCTCTACCCAGTCACCTTCCTTGACAGCCATGCGAATGACCCGACCGGCAACATCTGCACTCACATCGACTTCAACGACAGGTTGGATTCTTCCTGAGGCAGCAACTTTATGGACGACCTGTCCACGCTCAACCTTTGCTGATTGGACTTCCTTGGTATTACCCTGATCTTTCTTTACAGCGAAAAATCCACCAATTCCTACAACAATGACAATCAGGACAATGATTATTATTTTCTTTTTGGACATATCAACCCCTTAACGCTTTCCCATCAATTGAAGCAGTCCTGCTTCAGCAACTTTCAGATTGTGTTGGGTACGGATTAAATTTGATTTTGCATCTTCATAACTTGCCGTGATTCTCAAGACATCCAGAATAGAGAGCGAACCAATTTTGTATTGTTCTTGGGCCAGGAGAAGATCCTGTTCAGAAGCCGTTAGAATAAGCTGAGATATGGTGACTGATTCGTTTAAAGCATCCATTTGTTCCAGGGTTTGAGCCAGATCTTTACGAAGATTTCGCTCAGACAAATCATAGTTTTCCGTGGCCAGTTTGGCGTTAATCTTTCCCTGTTCTACTCCCCGGCTGGTGCGGGTTCCATTGAAAAGGTTCCAGCTGAGGGAGAGTCCAGCAGACTTTGTTGAAGTGCTCTCACCAAAAACATCACCAAATGCAGTGGCGCCATTATTTCCATAGGAAGCTGACATTCCCAGGGATGGCATATAGCCTGATCTGGCTATTTTTACATTATATGACATGATTTCCTTGTTCTGTTCCAATAATTTCAGTGACTGATTTGAAGCCAGAACCTCATCCATGATTTGTTCGACTTCTGGAACGACAACAGCCTGCCACACTGGTTCCGCCAGGACGAGGGGATCGTTTGCTTCGCGGCCAAGGATGATATTGAGATTGCGAGATCTTGATTGTAAATCAACCTCGCCATTTACGATCTGCAGACGAGCGCGTTCTATATTCACTCTGGTTCTCAGGGTATCATTCTGGGAGGCAGCCCCCAATTTGAATCTTTCCAGTGTGAGCTGATGCTGATATTCACTTGTTGTGAGATTCTCACGGTAAACATCCAGCAATTGCTGTGTTGAGAGGTAGTTATAGTAGGCAGCTTTTATCTGATATACGGTATTAACTTCATAACTCTCATACTGGATAGAAGCTGCATCCTGGGCGACTTTAGCTGATTTGAGGGTGTTCCACCAGGCACCGCCATCCCAGATATTCTGAGAGAGAGTTAGCGAGGAGGAGTAGCCATCGTTCCAGCCAGTCCCGGCGAGATTTGAACTTCTACCCGAAACTGAAAAATTGACAACGGGCAAAACCATGCCAATGTTACTTTTGGCTTGAGAGACACTCCGGTCGGTTTCATAGCGGTTTATTTTTAGAGATTGATTGTTTTCTAATCCAATACGGATGCAATCATCCAGAGTTATGGGGGAGGCTGATTGACCAAATCCAGGCAGCCAGAACAGGATGATGAATAAGGAGCCTATTAATTTTAAACGCATGGAATTTCCTATCATAAATATTGAATGATTATTATTGTGATTTCTCATCCGGCAGTTGCTGGATTCGACTGAAGTAAAGCTGCTCCGATTGAGACAAAGATGAGCCACGGCAGGCCAACGGCCATGATTCCTGTGGCTGTGGACTTATTGTAAAGCTTGGCAAAGCCAAAACCCATTACAATCATTCCCCAGACTCTGAAGATATCGATTTGGTTTACAAATTGTTTTACAAAGCTATCAACATGGTCAAAAAGAAGACCGGCGCTAAGCATCATTCTGGTAGACTCTTTCATAACAATCAAGGGGGTTTTTACCAGCAGTTCCAGCGTCCCCGATCCAGGAAGGCTATTTAGGAATATTCCATTCCCGCCAATGAGATATGACATCATAACTACGGTAAATATTGGTATAAATTTAACCTGGCCACCCATTCCAAAATTTCCCACTAACCTGAGAATAAGTGCAAAGACGGCAGCCGATATTATTAGCATGATCGGAATCAATATTTTTATCCAAAGGTATTTAAAAGCAAATGGGTTGTTGCGGGCGTCTTCGATGTTCTCTCTGGCTTCCTGCATCCCTTCAATGATCATAGCGCTTCTCTCTTCAGGGATGTCAGAGTTGTTCTGTATCGATTGAATAGCCCGATCCATATGATAAGCTCCTTCATCAAGACTGATATCCAGATATGCGTATGGTAGGACAAGCAAAGCTAAGGAGACAATGATTAATGGGTAGAGCCAATCCTTGTATGAAACCTCATCAACTAAGCCGTCAAAGGCTTTGCTTGGAATAAAAAATAAATTAATAATCCGCTGAAGAAATGATGTGTTTTCCATGAGATCGAACCCTCTTGTAATTGTGGATCGGTATAGGTGTCATTTTATCCAGTTGAAGTGAACCGACCCAGCTCACTTTAAACTTTCTTTTATGCGGCAATCAATATGCCACTTGTTCAAGTCAAGTGTATTACTTTCTGAAACTATAACTCATCTGATGCATTAACTCACTTCAGTGCAAAATGATCCGCCTGGTAAGGTGTTGTCTCAGCCTCAAGAACATCATACTTCATGGTAAAGACATCGTCATCATCCTTGTCCACAAGCCTGATAACAAATCTTACGATATCACCTTCAGGGCGGGACCACTCTCTATCTCTCTTCATGTCGTTATATATTACATTCACCAGAGATGGGACGCCTTCAACATGGTCTTCATCATTGCCCAGCTTCATGCTCAGATCTTCTCTGGCTCGGGAAATCTTGGATAGGGCTGTGGACTTCGTGGTATAATATTCCTCCACCACAACCCGGCTTTCTGAATCTTCAGGATATACGGTAGTGACTACTTTTCTGGCTTTTTGACCATTTATATTTTTTTCATAACCTAAAATTTCTCTCACCATTTTCTTAGGATCATCTATATCATTTTGATCTGACCCTATATCAATATGAGTTTCGTGATCACCCTTTTCGGCGACTTTCAATTCACGAAGATCCTGGAAGGATTGGGACTCATAAGCGGTCGATTCTTTGTTGTACTGCCACTGAACCTCTTCGCATAAGTTGGAAAGAATAACCTCCGTACTTTTGCCATCTGATTCGCTCATGATTTTTACAAGTGCGTTATGAACTTTCACTGTGGTGCTTTCTTTTAGCCTGCACCCTGAGAGATAGCTTGAGGTCAAGGTTGATATCTTGCCCACGATGGGTATCTCTATGACCGTTTTTTCCTCAATATGATATTCTTTGTCGCCAGCATACAGGGGCAGGGTATAGGTGAAAAGCCCCAAAATAATTGCCAGGATTAATGCTGTTTTGGTTTTCATAATAAATTCACTTTCTCCAAAGTTCCAGGGTTCTAACCCGTCGGTATATTTTTGCGATATACGTGCCATATGCCATAGTAAAGCAAGGCTGATACCAAAACAGAAATAGCAGTGTCAGTATTAAAGATATAGGCCCAGAAATTTCCGTAAATCGCCCCGTCAGTTTCGAGCCCATTTTCAATTGATTCCCACTGATCTATGATAACCTGGTTGAACCCCCAGAAAAACCTACCAATGGTCTTTAATAGCGCAGCACTCTGAAAAATAATCGCCCAGCTGATGGACAGCAGAATCGGTGCTCCAATTCCAACCAGAAGGGGGCGTCCCTTTACATAGGTACCAACCAGCATTAGGAACAGAGCCAGTGGTGCCATGTGGATGGCTGCAAAGAGCAGATAGCCAAACCAGTCCCAGATGAGTCTCAGATAGGAGATCTGATTCAGAACGAGTCCTGCCAGGGAGGTGAAAGGATCACCCATGATCCAGATAGCAATTCTGAGGAAGGCCAGATATTCAATGGAGAGAAATAGCGTTAATCCAATCACACCAATAAGACCGGCAGCTATTTTTGAGCCGAGGAGCATATGGTCATTGACCGGCAAACTACGGTAGAATAAAGTGCTATTGTCGGCACGCTCCTTATAGATGGCATCAGAAAAGTAGAACAGACTAAGGAATAGTATAAATCCGAAGGTACCCATCATGCCCAATCGAAGACCAAATGCAACAGGAATAGCAACCTTTCTTAGCATTTGCTCAACACTACGAGGGGTAGCATCTCCATCAATACTAAGCTCCACATCGTTACCTTTCATACGGACATCGACGTCAAACTCTTCATCCTCATCGCTGAACTGGACATCTTCAATAAGGATGTGACCATCCTTTTCCAGCTTTGAGTGGAAGAAATCTGAACCGCGGGAGACTGAAAGCAGCATCAGCAGATTTAGAAAGGTAATAACCAGAATGGTTCCAATAATCACACGTTGCCATTCCAGCCATTCTCGTTTTAACAGGACAATTAGTGGTTTCATGATTCACCTCCCATGAGCGCTACAAAAATATCAGCCACAGAGGGTGTTTGAGTATCACCCAGACCAACCAGGGCTTTGCTGTCAGTGTTTTCCAGTAAAAAGACTCTTCGTCCCAGAATACCATATTCATTCATGGGCTTAAGTTGAATTCTTAGTTCATCTGCCTGGTCCGCAGGTACGGTTAACTGGGTGAAGCGTTTCCCGAGATCTTCAAGGCTGGAATACAGAAGAATTTTCCCCTTATTGATGAAGATGACATCACTTAGAATGTGCTCTACTTCTTCTATTTGATGGGTGGAGATGAGAATGGATTTTTCTTCATCAAAATAATCTTCCAA from Candidatus Neomarinimicrobiota bacterium carries:
- a CDS encoding YIP1 family protein, which gives rise to MENTSFLQRIINLFFIPSKAFDGLVDEVSYKDWLYPLIIVSLALLVLPYAYLDISLDEGAYHMDRAIQSIQNNSDIPEERSAMIIEGMQEARENIEDARNNPFAFKYLWIKILIPIMLIISAAVFALILRLVGNFGMGGQVKFIPIFTVVMMSYLIGGNGIFLNSLPGSGTLELLVKTPLIVMKESTRMMLSAGLLFDHVDSFVKQFVNQIDIFRVWGMIVMGFGFAKLYNKSTATGIMAVGLPWLIFVSIGAALLQSNPATAG
- a CDS encoding TolC family protein, which translates into the protein MRLKLIGSLFIILFWLPGFGQSASPITLDDCIRIGLENNQSLKINRYETDRSVSQAKSNIGMVLPVVNFSVSGRSSNLAGTGWNDGYSSSLTLSQNIWDGGAWWNTLKSAKVAQDAASIQYESYEVNTVYQIKAAYYNYLSTQQLLDVYRENLTTSEYQHQLTLERFKLGAASQNDTLRTRVNIERARLQIVNGEVDLQSRSRNLNIILGREANDPLVLAEPVWQAVVVPEVEQIMDEVLASNQSLKLLEQNKEIMSYNVKIARSGYMPSLGMSASYGNNGATAFGDVFGESTSTKSAGLSLSWNLFNGTRTSRGVEQGKINAKLATENYDLSERNLRKDLAQTLEQMDALNESVTISQLILTASEQDLLLAQEQYKIGSLSILDVLRITASYEDAKSNLIRTQHNLKVAEAGLLQLMGKR